The DNA segment GCTTACAGAATATTTACCCGTGTCTTCTACAGGACACATGATTTTTGCAAGTTCTTACTTTGACATTCAAAATGAAGATTTTGTAAAACTATTTCAAGTATCAATTCAGTTCGGAGCCATTTTGGCGGTTGTGGCATTGTATTGGAAAAAGTTTTTTGACTTTTCTAAATTCGATTTCTACCTAAAACTTATATATGCTGTAATTCCTGCACTTGTTCTAGGATTATTTTTTGATGATATGATTGAAGCAGTTTTAGGAAATCCTATTCCAATTGCTATCGTATTAATCCTTGGAGGTTTTGTACTTCTGTTTATCGATAATTATTTCAAAAACCCTAAAGTTTTCAAAGAAGAAGATATCAGCGTTCGTCAGGCAATTACAATTGGTTTTTGGCAATGTCTTGCAATGATGCCAGGTACAAGCCGCTCTGCTGCTTCTATTATCGGTGGTATGCAACAAGGACTTGATCGTAAGACTGCTGCTGAATTTTCGTTCTTTCTAGCTGTACCAACAATGGCG comes from the Flavobacterium ardleyense genome and includes:
- a CDS encoding undecaprenyl-diphosphate phosphatase, with the protein product MDFFQAIILAIIEGLTEYLPVSSTGHMIFASSYFDIQNEDFVKLFQVSIQFGAILAVVALYWKKFFDFSKFDFYLKLIYAVIPALVLGLFFDDMIEAVLGNPIPIAIVLILGGFVLLFIDNYFKNPKVFKEEDISVRQAITIGFWQCLAMMPGTSRSAASIIGGMQQGLDRKTAAEFSFFLAVPTMAAVTCYSVFLKTYEQTQMKGYELILKSTENTTMFLIGNVIAFVVSIIAIKFFIGVIKQYGFKPWGYYRIIVGVLLLIYFSYIK